Part of the Salminus brasiliensis chromosome 2, fSalBra1.hap2, whole genome shotgun sequence genome, AGGATAGGGGTGCACTTGTTTGTGATATGTTTTGAATTAATGTGTTACATGATGTGACATGTCACTCCTCTGAGCAGCTACGgcactgctgtgtttgttgTGAAATGCTAGAGATTAATTAGTGCTTTCTGAATCGTGTTGCAGATACAAATATTGAACACATTTTAAACATGTCGGGGTGCTGAGTTGATTCAGAACAAATTATAcgtttaataaacaccagtgttTGAATTTTTATGTGTAGTTGATCTGATGTCTCAGTCATGCCTATCATAGACTGTTCTCAAATAGGGGAACAGCCTAACTAAACACTGTAATGTGTTTGAAAAGTGTTTATAACCAAAAACACTTGACTTATAGAAAATTTAAATTAAGTGTTTGTATGTAATACTATTGAAAATACTTCAAAAAACTATTCTGAACAGCAAGGTAAATATAAAGGTTTAGGTCGAAAAAGCCTTTTCTGTAACACTCATTAAAAGCGTAACACTGTTTAAGTGAGCTATTCCCCTGTTTAGGAAACAGTTGGGGCTAAAACATCCGAAAAACCCCAGTTTTTAAAATCCAAAGGCTGTGTGCTTTTCTTTAAACCTGATATTTACGGTATGTTTCAGATACGCTTTCCTGAATTTCTTCTTGGGTAGAATCAAGACATTTGATCTGATAATAGTTTCTGTGAAAAGGTGTTTGTACATCGTATAATATTCGGCTCTTCATGGGTAAAAAAGACAGTTCTCTATACTCTATACTAACAGTTTAACAGTTCTTAACTCAAGTAactttttagttttttccatcatttgaaccctgtagctgctctgtatgtgtgtaaatcattctggatgaatggaccaatagaaaagctttgAAGTGACTAGGAATTAAATAACTTTACATTAACTGCCATTAAAGGTTAAGAgggcttttccttctcctgtttacttgccattttggagatacgtgttttttGTTGGACAGCGACTGGACTGCGTTGGAAAAACTCAttatagaacctttaaaaaattgTTCTATTTAGCACCAATATGGTTTCACTATTGTTATGAGTCAAAATCCTTTACAGAGCAGTTTTCAGATATTATTATATGAAATGATTCAACGATTCTTTCACAATGATTCATGAAATTAATAGCATGAAAAGAAATGCTTCTTTAAATAATCTTAAAAAATTGTTCCACATAGCACCAAAAGGGTTTCAGTTCTGCTGCGAATCAGAGATTCTTGCTTAGGGTGTAGTGAACAGTCTATACTGACTATCACTGTAGGTTTTGTGCAACATTGTGCTGTAAGATAATTGAGGAGAGCATATTTAAagtagcattatgtagcatttttaccttaaaataacagtttcaaaatcatgttgatgctccactgaggGAGGCTGGTGTAAAGCAGGCAGGATAACATTAGCGGGAACTGTGTAAAGCTGTAgcatgtcagtccacatgcttggTGTCCGTTCTGAATCTtccagcttgtaaaatgcaggtgtaaagcgtgtcctttaggtGTAGCTCAAAGGGCAAATTCCACTTTCCTAGCAAAAATAATGCTGCTTTACGCTGAATGGTTGTATGTTTTTGGGAAAGCCTTTTCATTGGATTTCTTCATCTTCCTGACACAGGTAACAAGAACTTCAGCACGATGAAATACTCTACTGGGCTTTTCGTGTTGATCTGTTCAGTGACTATCAGTGTTGGTAAGTCCCGTTAAACACTTTCAGTATTCAGCCCCCTTGCCAGTTTTTGGATCATGACCCTgatgttttcttatttaaaaCAGGCAATAAGCATTATGGAATGCGCTTCTCCTCTGTAGGCTCATCTCTGCAGTGCTATAAGTGCTCCGATTATTACGGTGGGTGGTGTGAGAAGGTGCAAGACTGCTCTTATGAGGACTCCTGTCTGACTCTGCATGAGAAAGGTAGGCCTCCTGACATGACATGCCACTGAATACCTGCTTCAGAGTCAGTGTCCAATTACTTCTTCAATGCGTTTCCTGTGACACAGGGGGGAAAACCATTCGTCAGTGCATCAGATACACGGACTGTGACAACTCTCGCCTGTCCCAGATGTTTCCCGCTGTGTCCGGTTTTACCTACAGGTGTTGCAACAGTAATCTGTGTAACAGCGCGCACAGTGTCGGCATCCCGCTGCTCCCCCTGCTCATCTCTCTGCTTGGtctctgctggagctgctgctctGTGTGACAAAgtgtagaaaaaaacaaactgttTGCTGTTGTAATCTGCTCACTCAGTCGAATGTTGTTTAATACGGTGCTGTAGGAGATTGTGTTGtcttcatttatttcttttaacagCCATTAACAACTCTGCatgtttctgtatttttattccTTTTTCTAATTTAAATTAAACTCTTTCTACAATTAGTACTAAATGAATATTGGAGGTAAAAAACTGATAtcgatagatatagatattgattattattataataattattattattattattcaataattTGTGATTTCTGAATTGTAAATAGTGAATTGTAAGGCtgccaaaacaaataaaaatgactagGTCTTTCACATTAGCCACACATATGTCTACCTGCATGCACCTGCGTCTCACACCACTGCCTCACTGCCTCAAATTTGGAACGTGAATACGGGTAGATAAACCTGCAGATGGataaagtaataaaaacatCAGAAATCAACAATCCTATACAATTTTAGTGACCAGTTTTTCTCTAGAggtttttaaaaggttaaagCAACAGTTTTTTTATAGTAtgaaaaacctgtattgactccCATAATGGAATATGGAGTTCAGTATTTGGCTGGAACATACTAAAACATTGTTGACTCTTCATTAAACTTAACATCTGTCAAACCTGAACACAAGCCAATTCTGAAACCCCTAAGTCTGTTaagtcttgactcattatatttacagaaatccagcctTCCAAATCTGTGAAGCAATGGCTACTTTTGGAGAATAtaggagaatatggaagcgaACAGGTAttcgtgctaggctaaaagcttgCCTCTTCAACAGGCTAACCGCACACCAGGCAAAGAGGAAAGCAACAATATTTGGCACGATAGTGGgattaattacaaaaataaatgtacaattCTCTTGTCATAGAggtaaaaacaaagctatgctaggctGTGTGGCTACTGTGGGCGCTGTGGGGACATTAACTACACAATGAAAGCAGAGTTCATTATCGTCTTCACAAACCCTCCATAAAAAGAAATTACAGCATGTTTTAATCTGAGGCaaaaaacagggttgtaaataaacataaaactgcatctgagcattttttttttatttcaaccAACTGACGTACTTACTATATATAGCTACGTATACATCATATGCTCCATAAATTAATAGAGCAGTATAAGATGTAAACCAAATCTTGAGTACAGACAGTATTTTGGACTAAATATAGTCATATAAGATGATTCTTCACTAAATGTCACTGCTGACTGTAATTGGTGGACAATTatgcaaaaaaatctaaaaaacaaTTCTAGCTAGCTTAAAGAAATGCATTCACAACTAAGAGTGTAAACAGCTATACCTCTAACAGTCTACAGGTCTGGTACATCAAACACTATATTCAtggatttaatataatataaaccaTTCAGTCCATACAGAACTAATCTAGATTGTTATAAAAATCCTGATCCTCAAGAACCCACTGATTACTACTTGCTCTTTACAGGTCTTGGAGGAAGTCTGTTACCCTTAttcctcccagcactggtggcaTGATACTAATGAgtctagtgggtgggaattgcAATGACTGAATTGGCAGAGAACATTTCTAAAAAGGTGGAGAAAAGTTCTAGTACCcaaatggggcagtggtggctcgcggttagagcgccgggatatcgataacagggttgtgggttcgattcccggtctcggcaagctgccactgttgggcccttgagcaaggccctttaccctctctgctccccgggcgctggagttggctgtgtgtgtactcactgcccctaacacgtgtgtgtgtgagtgtgtgttcactaccagatgggttaaatgcggaggacacatttcgctgtacagtccacactgtacagtgacaaatacgtgcacctttatcctttatcaaATAAGAAATGTgattataaaaaaacacatgaatctGAATGGATCTGTTCTTACTTCTTCATAATCATAAATATTAAACCTCTTACTTCATTCTGTAATTCTAAAAATCTTAACAAACCTTAGGAAGACTGTGGCAGAGTTCGCTGTATGTTAAGACAAAAACATAGGAAGGGAAATCCAAATAATCTTTTACAGCTGCCTCTGCCCAGCTGCTGAGTTGTAATCTGATGACATAACGAGATGTACGAGCATGCACAGAGCCTTCCAAAAGTAGGCAGACGATGAAGTCCAAATTGTTGTTTTCGCTACACACTCAGACGCTTTGGATTAAAGGAGAACATCAGGCAAAAGCACAGACTGCACTCAATTTTGGGGTATTTCTGGGTCCAACGATAATGACAGCCGTGAATTAACTGAAAGGCAACGGAGGTTCACTTAAAATTCTAATGCTACTGAAGTAAGCAGAAAGTCCACTGCTGAGAATCTGCTGACATCACTGCTTTGGTATCGGCCTGTTAGTCAATATATAGGCCTTAGAGCTGATTacagggggggtggggggtgggggacaGTATcttgaagaaaaacaaacaaaaagaggcAAAGCCACAGTTTTAAACAGCATGACAAATGTGGATAAAAAGAACACCAGGTcagataaaaaataatttattaaatatatttataccaCAATTTATACTATAAATGcacaaataaatgaatttgtAATTATAACTTACAATCAGTTCAGTAAAGAATGTGGTCAACACAACAGTTACAGTAGCTTCAGTAGTTTCACAATGAAGAAAAAGGAATGTGAACAAGTGACTAAAATCCCCATATTTGCGCATCCCACAACATAAAGGgcaccaaaacacacaaactacaTGTAAACAAGTCAGGACTCagtacagttacagtaacaCTGATTCATAAAAGAGGAGCACAGAAAAACACTGGAACATACTACAACACCAATAAACGTCTAAACAAGATTaaaatacacttttaaaaataggaGTATGTGGGACTCTTGTACACCGCATACAGCTGCCTTGTGTGTGTTGCTTATATTTCTACACGTCTTCAAAATATACACTGCTGGGCTCAGGAGCTCAGGAGCTTAGAGGGAAAGGTAGAAACCTTCTTGAAGGAAATGTTTCTTAACCTAATCTCCAAATCCTGCATCTGTAGCAAACAGTGGATTACCAAGGACAGTAATGTTAAAACATGaacctaaaaaataataaaaaaaatccactgACTTGAAACACTTAAAAACTAAAGCACCTGCCCACTGGCTCCTATTAATGATGGAATTATGTTGTAAGTAGAGGAATATTACTGTCCAGGTATGCTACAGATGCACCAAATAGAGACTAGACTGTTGGTGTGTTTCTTAAAAGCAGAACAACCAAGTATCTCAGTAAAGTGCAGATATCGTGGAAAAGttcattaaaattcattttttCAAGTTCATAAAAAAGCCCAAAAACACCAAAAGGTTACAAGAGAAAAATCTCAACAGCATTAAAGCACTCTAAAGCTACACTGTAATCTCCACAGCAGTAACCACTGTACAGTATATCAGCTAGATTTTAATCACTCATATCCTCCATGGTCTCCTCCTCAATCTCTCTCCCTATTACCTCTAGTTTCACCGTCTTCTTCTGCCCCTTCTTCTCCTTCCCTTTCTCATTGTCCTCCTTCTCGGCTGGAGCGTACCACGGCCTGGCTGTGTTGTCGTCACAGGCCCGGCCACCGCCCCTCCTGTACCCGCCCCGCCCAGCCCTCACCAGCCCCCAGCCCTGCGGCTTGCCCTCATGTGGTCCGTTGTCCTGCACCCCTCTGGTCTGGTCTAGCTCCTTGGCGCTGAGGGCGGGCATCCGCACAGGCACGGTATTGCCAAATTTGGAGTAATCCACTGAGTAGCGCCCGTCCTCCTCCGTCATGATGGAGACAAAGCGCCGCCCCCATAGGATTTCGTCTGGTGTGTAAGAGGTGCGTGCCTGCATGGTGATGCCAGTGGTCTCCACGACACCTGTTAATAAGACAAACATGACTAAATACAAGCACTCGTTGTTCCAAGCTAATGTGCTGAATGCTGGATTCAGAGAATGTCTATTTAACCATCACTGACTTAGGTTTATCTGACAGAATTTCCTAACCTTATATGGCACAGTTTTACATGCTTCTAAACTGTGCCCTTAATAAAgttaaaaaacttaaaaaactACCTTCCAGTATGACGATGATTTCCAGGTCTTCGTTGGCCAGCGACTGGGCAGATACCTCATAGAGTGGGCTTCCTCTCTCAATGGTGTGACTTATGATAAGTGGTGAGACAAGGAAGATGCCGTTGCTCCTGAGGGGGTTTTCCACCTGGATGTCCAGCTGGCAGACTGGAATCACCTCCCCTTCTGCTGTCACTGTCCTCCGAATTACCTGAGTGCAACATTACAGAAAAAGATGAATCTACATCCACTTGGTATACATGAAGCATCTCTGGAATTAACAGCTCAGTACTCCCTTACCTGCAGCTGAATGGTAGCGGAGATGATCATGCTCTTTCTTAAGTCTCCAACGCGGAACATGAACGTGGGCCTGCCGTTGCGTGGTGCGATCACAGCATTGCGGGAAAAGATGAGCGTCTCTGCTCGTCGATTAGCCTGAGCTGTCTTCATAAACACACAGCCCAGCATAACTGCATTGATGATGAGGCCCAGAATGTTCTGGATGATCAAAACTGTGATGGCCAGTGGGCACTCCTCAGTCACCATCCTCCCGCCGAAACCAATGGTCACCTGACATTAGAAACACAGCAAGTTAAAAAGGTACTAAGAGGTCAAAGACAAAAACAGCCAGTGATACAGTGAGCACCCAGGCCTGGAGTGGTGGCCAGCATTCACtgcagtgcccagggagcagagtgTTAacggctttgctcaagggcccaacagtggcatcttAGTAAAACCAGGAGACTGTCCACCAAAGTTTCCTCCTATGCAGCCAGTGGCTCACCTGCACCTCGATCGAGAAGAGGAATGCTGAGGTGAAAGAGTGAATGGCAGTGACACAGGGAACATGCCCACGATCATGGGGATCACGTGGCTCCAGGTCACCGTGTGCAAAGGCCAGGAGCCACCACACCATGGCGAAGAGCATCCATGAGCAGAGGAATGCCGAGGTGAAGATGAGCAGCGAATGCTGCCACTTGAGGTCCACCATTGTAGTGAAAACATCTTGGAGAAACCGACCCTGAAGGGAGAAACGGAGAATGAGAACAATTCACTCTAAAGCATCTAAAGAGCATCAACAGATTCTGATAGTCTTGCTTTATCAAGAACATGAATTAGCCTACATGATGACACAGCtgaaaatatataacaataaaagctagaagttatataaaataatgactGCTTAATTACAGGGTCCTACCTGTTCCCGTATATTCTTATGAGCAACGTTGCAGGATCCACTCTTGGTAATAAAGCGAGCACGCTGCGATTTGGTGCGAAAGCGGTTGGGCTGTGTGGCATCTTCAGCCAGTCGTGTAAGCAGAAATCCATCGGGCAGCAGGCCTTTCCGGGCCAACATTTCTGGGCTTCAGAGCTTTGCTCTAACAAACTACTTGCCGAAACCTCACTAAACAGACTGCTGTTAAGCTTTTAAAAGATCACGCTTAAGCTAGATCCATGTCCATCGTTCAGAATCTACTGGACTTACTACTTGTGTTTATTAAATGTCTTATTactgttatattatatacacaattGCCCAGGTTTTTGAAGTCTGCATTACTGGAGAGGAGAGGTGTCCTTACACGATAAGGTTTTACTCAACACTATGAACAGCAGGCTTGTGTACAGACCTACTACAGAGTAGCCTGATCTTActcacacatcacatcacatcccATCCCAGTATTTATGTAAAGCCCAGACTCTCACTGAACAGAAGACTACTGCAACATCACAGAGAGATTATCATGAGCTTCAGTTCAACAGCGTCAACGGTGCTCGAACACGGCCATCTGTATCAGATATCACTGActatttttctttgttgtcatattCAGAGAACATCcacataaaaaatacataataaaaatgtCTAGATTTGAATTTTGCTACCGTGCCTACCTAGACAAACCAGCGAGACACCTGCCTTGAAAACAGCGCTCGATCAGACTCACTACCGACCGCACTGTAATATTACAACAACAAAACCCAGGTTACACCTAATCGCATCAACACGAGCAGCTAGCTACCACACAAAATCCCCAAATTACCGTCAGCTATATTACATGGCCGTGTCTGTTTATCtaaggttagctagctagccgcCATTGGCCACAAACACTAATCATAACTCAGTATTTCGCTCGTAAGCTAGCTGTTAATGACGCTAAATCGCGATTTTCGAAGTAGAAATATGAAGTTAATACCATCGTCAAACGCAAACGACCTTCCTGGCGGGTTTTGAACGGAGGATGCTATCTAGCTATCTGGCTGGACATCTTATGCAACGCATctgcgatgatgatgatgatgatgagcagcagcagcagcagcagcggagctgatccgagccgagccgagcgcCGCAGCTCCCCACCTCATCCGCAATGAGAGGACGGACAGAGGAGGACCAACATATCCCACAATCCTCCGCGCCTCCTCGCTCAGGATTTCAGGACGTCTGACGTGTTGTGGTTTGTAATGAAACTGACTCGTTAGTCGTTTTTACTCTCCGGTTTGGTTTAAAGCGCATTTTTAGACAGACTGCTCCTCAACCATAGCGATTTGACAGCAGGACTCGTAGCTGCAGTAAAGGGATCGTCCGTAAAGATGGCTGATCACTGGAACAGGGGTGAGTGACACGTCGCAGATCTTAGACAGCAGTTTTTAAAGTTGGGTCACTTGGCAGGGTTTTGTCATTTTACTACAAACTGAAAATCACGttatttatttaactaataCGATAAAAAAGGATCCAGTGTTTACCACTAACTTTTACCGAGTTAGATAATTGACAATAATGCAACACCATTAACATtgtgtgttagctagctagctgtgtaaACACATCTGAGGATCCTGTTGTCAAGCTTCCAGATGTTGTCAGGTTGCCGggctgtacacacactcacgaGTCACACACATCTATTTAATAATCCTATTCTGGGGTTTATAATGTTTAGGTTTGGCTTATGGGGCTTTTGTTAGAGATCTGGTGCCACAGACATTGAAAATGTTCTGTTTTACTGTAACATCAAGACAGGTTCAACCActgaaatatagaaaatatatttGAACCCTGACCTTAgagttgaaaaaacaaaaacatggccCACCAATCTGTTCCCTCTGTTGGATCAATCCTTCCCTCAGTTCAGAGGGGACGCTATAGTTAAACcaagggaatgatttattaaatcgagggaacaatttattaaattaagcaaatgttGTATTCAATTTTAGGGACCATTTATTAAATAATCTATTATTCTATTAAAATCAACCCTCATACTAACCCTGACAAAATGCATTGTCAGACCCCTACATTTGGACAGAAGAATTATTGACACCCTGTTCAATTAAAGAATGTGTATACCTCTTCCACCCCTGTCCCTCCAGGACATGGAGCTCACGGAGCTGTAGATGATAtgctggatgcagaaaacaaacGCATGGCTGAGAACCTTGCAACCAAAGTATCCAGACTTAAGTCGGTATGTCAGTCAATTAATACAGTCAGTGAAGAGCATCTGGCTAAATACATAACATAGTGTTCATGATATGGGCCAGAATGTGTttatacatgtatgtatgtgtttatttatttatctgtcttCTCATTTACAGCTGGCATTTGACATTGACAAAGAGGCTGAAGAACAGAATTCATACTTGGATGGCATGGTGTGTATTATTCTCACCACAGTTCAATTTAGTCCTTACCTTAAAACAGTTCTGTAATATAGACTGAGACTAGACTGAATGTACATTTAGAAAAGTGGTTCTTGGAGCTAATTATCAGAACTCATATTGTGATTAGATTGCTgctactttttttatttctctgcttttccacttttcctatttatgtctacccttcttatattctagatttttttattttatttattcaataattgctctttggatgaaactgggaccttgagatctcaatttcgttccaccccatgtaccacacgTGATGCAAATGAGCTTCTTTAACCAtggttgtattatttttttcaggACTCAAACTTCCTTAGTGCAACTGGACTGTTGACAGGGAGCGTGAAGAGGTTTTCCACAATGGTGCGTTCTAGCAGAGACAACCGGAAGATCCTGTGTTATGTATCCATAGGGTTggtgttgacattctttgtgCTTTATTATCTAGTCAGGAGACTACAGAACTGACAGATATTTTCCTAATATTTGTTAGATTATCTTCTCAGTTTTATGAGAAAAATAAACACTTGTGTGAATGCAGTACTtcattctttttcttgtttacacAATAAAACAGTTTTACTGATGTGCTAGCTGGCATCAACCTGCTATATTTGATGGGGATGACTGAACTGAAAGGTTGTTTGTTCTGTTCTGGGAGACTTGCTAACTATACGaatcttgcttttttttttgcattacaaTGTcataacaaaatatttttttccccaaaatagGCTTATTGTGCTTAAAAACATAACATGAGCAATGCCATGGACCAGTTTCTGTTGTTTTGAACTTCTTTTCATTGCGTACATATGAACATGATTGATGTGAGTGTGAGAACTAAAATCCTGTATTTTAGTTCTTTAGGGCTTTGGATGAATTCTGCTGATTATGTAACTGAGGATAGACAGAGTTATCTACCATGTTTTATCTTTTATTGACTGGATATATATAACTAAGATTACTTTTCTGTTAACTAATAAAATTTTGTCTTGTACATTTCTGTGCGTTTTCTTTGACTATCATTTGCCTTGATTACAGTCCAAAGCACTTGTTGCCGTCCAAAGACAAAAGTAGGTCTGTTGAAGTGAAGAGAATCATACAAAACGCTATGCTCCCTATAATTCAAaaacaatgttaaaaaataacTCCAGCCTCCCAACTCTAGTCTCATTACATCAACATTACTCAACATAGATAGTCATCATACATCTTTACCTAAACTGTGTCCGAATTCTCAAGACAATATTAAATTGTATACTATCATATCATGTTACATTAAGAGGCAAAGAGTCTTGAATACTTAGACTATGCTAATTATCTCCCTGTAGAACCATTTATAGGTGGCAAAATTAGTGATGGCAGgagtatttaatattttgagtGTAAGCCCACAGTTTTTTAAGAAATACCTTGATAAACCCCACTGCTTTATAGCTCCTCTAAATGGGTGGAGCACTGCAGACTAAGTATTGCCCATCTGTTATAATGCACAGTTTATTAAGCGCCATTCAACTCATTTGTAGGTCGTGTAGTAGTGTGGAAATTGACCACTGGCCAATGGTTGTGGTCAGCAGAACAATAACACTCACATGTCCACAAGTGGACCTCCACTGATCCCCCTGCTGTGatcagttgcacatgcacaatgCACACACTGCAATCTATACAGCGCATCTGCTGTGTCTCCTAGGTCATAATGCCCCCCCCTCCCACTCCCTTGCAAATATTTTACGTATACATAATATAGACATTCACATCTTCAGCTGTACTTCATTGTCAAGCTGTCACTGCTGGGTTttcgagcaaggcccttcaccctctctgcttccccgggtgctggagttggctggtGTGTGTATGCTTAT contains:
- the cd59b gene encoding CD59 glycoprotein isoform X1, with the translated sequence MKYSTGLFVLICSVTISVGNKHYGMRFSSVGSSLQCYKCSDYYGGWCEKVQDCSYEDSCLTLHEKGGKTIRQCIRYTDCDNSRLSQMFPAVSGFTYRCCNSNLCNSAHSVGIPLLPLLISLLGLCWSCCSV
- the cd59b gene encoding CD59 glycoprotein isoform X2, whose product is MKYSTGLFVLICSVTISVGSSLQCYKCSDYYGGWCEKVQDCSYEDSCLTLHEKGGKTIRQCIRYTDCDNSRLSQMFPAVSGFTYRCCNSNLCNSAHSVGIPLLPLLISLLGLCWSCCSV
- the kcnj11l gene encoding potassium inwardly rectifying channel subfamily J member 11, like, yielding MLARKGLLPDGFLLTRLAEDATQPNRFRTKSQRARFITKSGSCNVAHKNIREQGRFLQDVFTTMVDLKWQHSLLIFTSAFLCSWMLFAMVWWLLAFAHGDLEPRDPHDRGHVPCVTAIHSFTSAFLFSIEVQVTIGFGGRMVTEECPLAITVLIIQNILGLIINAVMLGCVFMKTAQANRRAETLIFSRNAVIAPRNGRPTFMFRVGDLRKSMIISATIQLQVIRRTVTAEGEVIPVCQLDIQVENPLRSNGIFLVSPLIISHTIERGSPLYEVSAQSLANEDLEIIVILEGVVETTGITMQARTSYTPDEILWGRRFVSIMTEEDGRYSVDYSKFGNTVPVRMPALSAKELDQTRGVQDNGPHEGKPQGWGLVRAGRGGYRRGGGRACDDNTARPWYAPAEKEDNEKGKEKKGQKKTVKLEVIGREIEEETMEDMSD
- the bet1l gene encoding BET1-like protein, which encodes MADHWNRGHGAHGAVDDMLDAENKRMAENLATKVSRLKSLAFDIDKEAEEQNSYLDGMDSNFLSATGLLTGSVKRFSTMVRSSRDNRKILCYVSIGLVLTFFVLYYLVRRLQN